The following are from one region of the Paenibacillus sp. JZ16 genome:
- a CDS encoding ABC transporter substrate-binding protein, whose product MKKVKRVFSILTATALVATLAACGGTSDKDSGAASGGDGGDKLKKITLFQSKVEITEPLEALVKTYKEETGNEVEVWGAAGDAYSQQLVAKLSSNQGPTIFSVAPGPESEKLKSYFSDLSGEEYVKNIAPDMELKVDDKTVGVPYGVEGFGLVYNKDLVDPANMKDLDSFTKTLEQLKADGKNGLSLSQEAYFLIGHIINTPFALQSDPLAFIDQLNKGEVKMADTKEFQEWAKFMDVIKANTKNPLEVKYDSQMGDFATEKTAMVHQGNWSYSMLADFGDFGSKVGMMPFPLAGNDKIAVGVASYWVVNNQADAEEVKAANAFLNWLFTSDSGKKAIVDDFKFIPALTNIEAGDLDPLSQAVHEATTKGETITWALNYFPSGIITNDLAPATQEYFMNPGMTGEQFLQKLDEVWAKASK is encoded by the coding sequence TTGAAAAAAGTAAAAAGGGTATTTAGCATACTTACAGCAACGGCTTTGGTTGCAACACTTGCAGCCTGCGGTGGTACATCTGACAAAGATTCTGGAGCAGCATCCGGTGGTGATGGGGGAGATAAGCTGAAGAAAATTACGCTCTTCCAATCGAAAGTTGAAATTACAGAACCTCTTGAAGCTTTGGTTAAAACCTATAAAGAAGAAACCGGCAATGAGGTTGAAGTATGGGGTGCCGCAGGAGACGCTTATTCGCAGCAGCTGGTAGCGAAGCTCAGCAGCAACCAGGGACCGACGATATTCAGCGTGGCTCCAGGGCCCGAGTCCGAGAAGCTGAAATCTTATTTCTCCGATTTGAGCGGCGAAGAGTATGTGAAGAACATCGCGCCTGACATGGAATTGAAGGTCGATGATAAAACGGTCGGCGTTCCATACGGCGTAGAGGGCTTCGGCCTCGTGTATAACAAGGATCTGGTGGATCCGGCTAACATGAAGGACCTGGATTCCTTCACCAAGACGCTGGAGCAGCTGAAGGCTGACGGGAAGAACGGTTTGAGCCTGTCCCAAGAGGCATACTTCCTGATCGGACATATCATCAACACGCCGTTTGCGCTTCAATCCGATCCGCTGGCCTTTATCGACCAGCTGAACAAAGGCGAAGTGAAGATGGCCGATACGAAGGAGTTCCAAGAGTGGGCGAAATTCATGGACGTGATCAAGGCCAACACCAAGAATCCGCTGGAAGTGAAATACGATAGCCAAATGGGCGACTTCGCTACGGAAAAAACGGCTATGGTGCACCAAGGCAACTGGAGTTATTCCATGCTTGCGGACTTCGGCGATTTCGGCTCCAAGGTGGGCATGATGCCGTTCCCGCTTGCCGGCAACGATAAAATCGCCGTCGGCGTGGCCAGCTACTGGGTCGTGAACAATCAGGCGGACGCTGAGGAAGTTAAAGCCGCGAACGCATTCCTGAACTGGCTCTTTACTAGCGACAGCGGCAAGAAAGCCATCGTGGACGATTTCAAATTCATCCCGGCTCTAACGAATATTGAAGCAGGCGATCTGGATCCATTGTCTCAAGCGGTGCACGAAGCAACCACGAAGGGTGAGACGATCACTTGGGCGTTGAACTACTTCCC